Part of the Perognathus longimembris pacificus isolate PPM17 chromosome 1, ASM2315922v1, whole genome shotgun sequence genome, gtgctagccttgagcaaaaagaagccagggacagtgctcaggccctgagtccaagccccaggactggcaaaaaagaaaaagaaaagaaggaaggaagaaaaagaacaaatgaatgaacaccCCTGCCCGGAATGAACAGAAAAGCCTTTGTGTCTACTGAATGTGGTAGATTAGAATTTCTCATCCTTACTTTCTGCCACAGATCTCAATACTTCTCTTTGCGACGCTCTACATCCTTTGCCACATCTTCCTGACCCGCTTCAAGAAGCCTGCTGAGTTCACCACAGGTACCTGAGATTTCCCTCCCTTCTGACAGAGTTCCTGTTGCCATAGAGCCACAGCCTCAAGGGAATGGGTGATGGTGCCTGCTGGGAAAGGAGAGGTGGATGTGCTGGATTGTTGTAGAGCCTTTGCTTCTTCAGCCTGCCTTTCTATAGGCAGGGCCAAATGGTATGGTAGGAGGTTTAGATATCTGAAAATGTCTGCCAGCTTTAATTCTACAAAATGGACATTGTCATTATGGGACAAAATTAGGGCCTTTAGTGAACCTGAAGCAGGCAACTCCTGGTGAATGTCATCATAGGTATGTGTTTAGTATCATCTCCTGTCCTGGTGAGCCTGTTCCCAGGACCAGAGACCTCCCTGACCATTGAGGTTCCAGGGCCTGGTGATGGTAGCTTTCCTCTTTGTAGAAAACCTAAGTGTGCCTAgattgctttctttcctgaagacCTGTGAGCAAGAGACACCCTTGCTTACATCATCTTGTCATGGTCTCAGCCTTCCCTCCCCTTAGAATGGTGGCATGAGCCCCAACCCAACAAGGCAGCTGCCTTTGTGTAACTCATCTAGGGGCTTTCTTTGAGAATCTCCCCTTCCTCATctcatttctcttcccttcacCCAGCCACTGATGTAATCAACCTCAAACTAGTTGTTTATTACATCTGAGTGTATAAAGAGGAACCTATGATGGGAAAAATCATGAAGAGGATGGAGAGAAGAAGTAAGGGGATTGCTGACATGTATTCTCTCACATAGGACcactgattttgtgtgtgtgtgtgtgtgtgtgagagagagagagagagagagagagagagagagagagagagagagagtcctggggcttgaactcagggcctgggcactgtccctgagggttttttgtttttgtttttctgtcagtcctgggtcttgggactcagggtctgatcactgtccctggcttctttatgctcaaggctagcactctacctcttgagccacagtgcctcttctggccttttctgtttatgtggtgctaaggaattgaacccagggtttcatgagcatgctaggcaagcactctaccactaagctacattcccagcccatttttttcccctcaaagctagtaagtattctaccactctaccatttgagccacagctccacttctggttttttgctggttaataaaaGATAAGGACcctcttgctcaggctggctttgaacctcaaacctcagacctcagcttcctcagatctcagcttcctgagtagctaggattacaggcttgagccatcagtgcccagccctgggacCATTGGTCTTTAAACTGTCATCCTGGCTGGAAAGGTTGTGGAGTTCATAGTGTAAGATCTCCCAAATCCTCCTTTCCAGCTCTGCTTCTATTGATGGGACAAGAAGAAGGCAGGGGATACATGATAAAACAGTTgatttcagccaggcaccagtggttcaaagccagcctaggcaggaaagtttatgagactcttatctccaataaaccattcagaaaaagccagaagtggtaccagtggctcaagtagtagagtggtatccttgagttgaagcactcagggacagcacccaggcccatagttcaaccctgtgactgacaaaaaaaacacaacaaaacaattgACTCTTAGAGCTGCCCATTGATGTCCTGCCTCTTTTCCCTGTGTTTTTATCTTTTGCAGTGGATGATGAAGATGCCACAGTCAACAAGATTGCGTAAGTAACACTGCCCTTAGCACCTGACAGGATTGTCTTTTAGGATCTGGATCCAGGAAGGCCCATataagaacaggaagaaaaagggGTGTCACCCAGTGAAAAGAGTTTCTGTTTCCAccctatttctggcttcttcCGGCTTTATACCTCACCCCAGGGACGCTCAGAAAAGCTGCTGTTCCTGTCTCCCTGGTTAGGCCAGGAGCTTCTAGGAGCCTTGTGGCCAAGAACTGTTGTCTGGGGCTTGAGTCACTGGAAGTGTCTCTAGCTTGGCTTCATTTCCCAGCAGTCACTGGGTGTGTGGGGTGTAAATGAGGTGAGGGGCATGGAAAAGATGGGAATCCCTGAGAACAGAGACATCCCTTACTCCAGACTCTTACTCACTGGCATTCACAAGAAGAGTTTAGAGATGCCCTCCAAGATCAGAAGACAGTCCTCCCCCTTGATGAACCAACCAGGGAAAATtgtgggtaccagtggttcacacctgtagtcctagctactcaggaggctgagtgctcAGGAGCATGCtttagagccagcctgggcaggaaaatctgagatattcttatttccaatcaatcaCTCCAAAatagctacaagtggagctatggctcaaatggtagaacactagttttgagcaaaaaaagctcaaggatagtaccaaggcccttgagttcaagccccaagattggcacatgCTCGTGCACACACAGATCCCTCTTTTGAGCTGATACTGCCCAGGGCACAAGCTTGGACTGTGATGCTGGTTTTCAGCTTCCCTTTGTCCTCTGGGCTAGTACCCTCTTGCAGGGCATGACCTTGCTCTTGTCTAAACTGAAAGATGCAAGCTGAGGAATCCATATCCCTGAGCAGGGATGAGAAGCCACAGCCCTTAGCTATCATGTCCAGCATACCCTGTAGGAATATACACACATTCCTGGGATAGCCCAAGCAAGTGACATAGCAGGTGACCAGGTACCCATGAATGCCTAAGGTTGTGTTCCATTCTGTGTGCCAAGATTTCCCTAGAGGTAAAGGAGCCCACGTGGacagtttgtttatttatttattttgttagtcatggaatttgaactcaaggcctagatgctgtctctgaactctattgctcaaggctggcatgctaccactttgagccacagcaccactcctggttttctgatgattaattggagatcagtctcatgaactttcctgtccaggctggttttaaactgtgattctcagatctcagcctccagagtacctaggattattggcatgattATTGGCATACCCAGCGATGGGACAGTTTCTTAACTCTGTCATTGTTATAGCTAGTTGTGGAAGACACAAGTATCCTTGGACACAAATGGGGTTTCTTAGTCAGCTGTGGTGGTCTGAGCCTGGAATTGTAACTACGTCTGTGGCACAGATGGgaaatcatagtttgaggccagcctggacaaaaagaatTTCTGTAGATGACATCTTGAGCAGTGGCTGGACActgtggcatgtgcctgtcatcccaagatATGAGAGAAGTAAAAATGACTGAGTGGCATTTGTACCTCAGCAATGCAATGACtcacaaacaggaggatcatagtccaggctggctcaggCATAAAAGTGAGAcctgctgggcatcagtggctcctgcctgtaattctagctattcaggaggctgagatccaaggatcatgattcaaagccagcccatgagagtcatctcccatgaaccatcacaaagccagaaatggtgctgtggttcaaagtgatggagttctagccttgagtgagaaagctcaggagcagtgtccaggccctgagttcaagccccatgattaaccaagaaaaaaaaagctagaccttatctcaaaaataaccaacaagggCCTGATAGAGTAGCTCACTTGGTAAAGTGCCTGCTTCGCAACAAGTACTGCCAAAAGGAGGCAGGATTCCTAGGGCACTGGGCAGTAAGTGCTGAACTAAGGAAAGACACTGTccttttctctgcccaggctggagttgTGCACCTTTACCCTTGCAGtcgccctgggtgctgtcctgctCTTGCCTTTCTCCATCATCAGCAATGAGGTGCTGCTCTCACTCCCACGAAACTACTACATCCAGTGGCTCAATGGCTCCCTCATTCATGGTTTGTGGACCTGGGCTATAGCTTGGGTTTGGAAGGGGGTACAGGTAGTCAGGAAGACCTAGGCAGGCTTGGGTTAATCAGCAGTCATGTGACATACCTTCCCCCATCACATGTAGAGTCCCCTGTGGGTTACCCATTTACTGACtacctctgcttctctctctctctctttttttttttttttttttttttgcttcaggccTCTGGAaccttgtttttctcttctccaaTCTCTCCCTCATCTTCCTCATGCCCTTTGCATACTTCTTCACGGAGTCTGAGGGCTTTGCTGGCTCCAGAAAGGTGAGTAGGAGATATATCAGAAACCCAGGAAAATGCCGAATTTTACCGGGTCAATAGAAGAGAGTTTGATGAACAGTTGGTTCTCAGACAATGAGTGAACATTACAGGAACAAGTCAGTATccaatggctcacccctgtaatccttgctactcaggaggctgagatctgaggattgtgattcaaagccagccctaacaggaaagtccatgaaactcttacttccagttaaccagctatTAATTGGTACCCAGCCCATCTACCATTTCCaagctctctttccttctccactCTGCCCTGATATTGACTGTTTCTTTCCATTCACCTTTTTTATTCCTGTAGGGTGTCCTGGGCCGGGTCTATGAAACTGTGGTGATGTTGATGCTCCTTACTCTGCTGGTGCTAGGCATGGTGTGGGTGGCATCTGCCATTGTGGACAACAACAAGACCAGCAGGGAGTCACTTTATGGTGAGAGGCTGTGTTGGTTAgcttttcatcactgtgacaCAATACCTGAGAAGGAAAGATTTGTTTGGAGATTATGGTCCATAATCTCCTATGGGCCATAGGTGACTTGGCTCTGTGGTTCTGGGCTGTGCAGAGACAGAATATCATGTGGTAGAGCAGAGATGTTCACCTCATGGTGAattggaagaggagagagagagacagacagaatggGAATGAACAAGTGAGCATAATAATGAACAAGTAAAAAGGGATAAGTAGTaagacagattctttttttttttttcggccagtcctgggccttggactcagggcctgagcactgtccctggctcctttttgctcaagactagcactctaccacttgagccacagtgccaccattttctgtatatgtggtgctggggaattgaacccagagcttcatgtatataaggcaagtgctcttgccactaggccatatccccagccactaatcatctgttttgtttttgtaccagtcctgggactgtcAGGgagttttttgtgctcaaggctagcactgtaccacttgagccacagctccacttctggctttatggtgattaattggagataagaatttcatgaactttcctgcctgtgctggcattaaaccatcatcctcagatttcagcctcctgagtagctaggattagaggtgtgagtcactggtcccAGCTCCCCATAAGGTTTATATTGTGTCAATTCCTCATAAATATCATAAGACAAGCTAACATGCTTGTTTTTGCTCTTAGACTTCTGGGAGTACTACCTCCCATATCTCTACTCCTGCATCTCCTTCCTTGGGGTTCTGCTACTCCTGGGTGAGTGTACGGGGCCTGAGAAGGAATGGTGGGATCCAGGGATTACAATAACCAGAGTGGAGGAAGGCGTGCGGTGGGGTGAGGTAAGGGATAAAAAAGAAGGTTCTGGCAAGTGTCTCACTCTTGTTCCTACAGTGTGCACTCCACTAGGTCTAGCCCGCATGTTCTCCGTCACTGGGAAGCTGCTGGTCAAGCCCCGGGTAGGTAGCACTCCTTGACCCTCGATCATACCGTGCAAGTGAAGTTTCTGCAAACTGAAACAAAACCATGCAATGATCTAACTGTACTTGTGTAGTGTACAACTTGCAAAGGaccacagtttttgttttgttttgttttgatgacgCTGATCTAGGGCCCTAAATCCAGAGCCTGCtgtctatttgagccacagttccatttctggctttttggttgttacttggagctaagagtgtcacagatttttctttctcaggctggcttcaagccacaggatGGTAAATGAGTGTTAGAGGAAGGACTAAAGCATTAGAACCCTGAGATAAACAGGATTTTCCTGGAGCCCTTGGGATCACAGGGCCTCTGACAGTCCCTCCCTTTGTCCCTGCCTCTAGCTGTTAGAAGACCTGGAAGAACAGCTGAACTGCTCAGCCTTTGAAGAGGCAGCTCTGACCCGCAGGATCTGTAGTGAGTTGTTTTCTCCCTGCCAGAGTGGTGGGCCTACCCTGGGCAGTGACTACAGGACTGAGGGCCAGCACTCTGTTCTCCCTTAGATCCCACCTCTTGCTGGCTGCCGTTAGACATGGAGCTGCTGCACAGACAGGTCCTGGCTCTTCAGACACAGAGGGTCCTGCTTGGTATGTGCATTGGTAGGGTTTGGAATACCTAGGTTTCCCCAAGGAGAGTAAACTCTAGTTCCAGGCACTTGCTAACAAACTCCTGTCCCTGCACAGAGAAGCGGCGGAAGGCTTCAGCCTGGCAGCGGAATCTGGGCTACCCCCTGGCCATGCTGTGCTTGCTGGTGCTGACGGTAGGTACTACCATTATTGGGGATAAGGGGacagtggggggtgagggggggtccTTCAGTACTTCAGATCTCAGGATAGAGTGATGTAGGGATCTGTTTATCATTAGTAATAGTTGCCAGCCAGGTATGGTGacacatacttataatcccagctgaaaaggaaggcaaagttagcagaccttgtctcaaaaacacaaTATGAAGCGGTaaattgcctagcatacacaagaccctgagctcaatTCCTGAAGtcaatttctttcttgtttatttatctatttgccagtcctggggcttgaactcagggcctgggtactgttcctgagcttcttttgctcaaagttagcactctaccacttgagccatagcgccatttttggctttttctgtttatgtggtactgaggaatcgaacccaaggcttcatgcatgctaggcaagcactctaccactcagcccatgaagtcaatttctttttcttttttttttttttgtcagtcctgggacttggactcagggcctgagcactgtccctggcttctttttgctcaaggctagcactctacctcttgagccacagtgccacttctgactgttttctgtatatgtggtgctggggaattgaactcagggcttcctgtatatgaggcaagcactcttgcctctaggccatatccccagctccaggtCAATTTCTTGATGTCAAGAAAACATGCTTACATTGTGTTGTGCCCTGTTTTGTGCCAAGCACATCAATTCTCATTTGTagatgaagaaatggaggagAAACTTGTCCAAGGTCAAACAACCTTTTAGTGTTTATTCAAGTTTGACCTGGAATAAGGATAAGGGTTGAAGTCTCATCCATTCCCCTGACTTGCCATGTTCTTGACTCAGGAATAGATCTTACAATCAGAAAAGTGATATTCTTTctaattactctttttttttaagttttagtaaGGATTTACAGTAATATAACATAGTTAAagtagaaagaaacagaagaagatGAGAAAATGCTTACTGTTCTCCATGcaggaaataggagctaaagactccttttttcaaaaaattattttttatttcagtgctggggatcaaactccaAGCCTTGCACAGGatatgcactctttttttttttttttttttttttgccagtcctgggccttgaactcagggcctgagcactgtccctggcttccttttgctcaaggctagcactctgccacttgagccacagcgccacttctggccgttttctgtatatgtggtgctggggaattgaacccagggcctcatgtatacgaggcaagctctcttgccactaggccatatccccagccctggatatgcACTCTTGTACTTAGCTACACCCAAGCCCCTCAGCCCTATAGgtatctttgtcttttcttttggtactggtactggggtttaaattcagggcctggccctcTCACTtggtattttgctcaaggctggcattgtaccacttgagccacagcttcacttccaatttTGTTTTGGTAATTGATTtgaggtaagactctcatggactttcctgcctagattggcttcaaaccatgatcctgagatctccgcTTCCTGTGcatagctaggatacaggtgtgagccaccagcacccagcttactttTTTCAATATCGCCTTCTTTAATATCCTCAAAGATGCTCTGTTGCCTTCAGGAGTTTTCCCACAGCTAGCTGGAACTAGACCTAGATTAGAAAACTAAAATATTGGACCAGTCTCTGCTTTTCACTTTGAACTCTGGGTATAGCTCTGGGCTGGGGTAGAGTTGGGAATCTGACTTTGCTGTACATAGGGCCTGTCTGTGCTTATCGTGGCCATTCACATCCTGGAGCTACTCATTGATGAGGCTGCCATGCCACGGGGCATGCAGGTATGAGGATGCCCTCTTACCATGTCTTTTGGGGaggaaggctgggtgctggttggtGCTGGTGATGGAGTGTGCTTCAATGATACTGCTTCACCCACAGGATGCCTCCCTGGGCCAGGTCTCTTTCTCCAAGCTGGGATCCTTTGGTGCCATCATCCAGGTTGTACTCATCTTGTATCCTTCTGGAAACCCACTATTACCTCTGCTTGTCAGACATGTCACCTGGGACTCTTGCCAGCACTCTACTGGAACTGTCTCTCTGGGACTCTAGCAGACAGTGATAAGGAAGGGAGCAAGTTTTTCTCCAATCATGgattcagaaagaaggaaaagctggGTGCgaatggttcatgtctataattccatttactcaggaggctaaggtctgaggatcgtggctcaattCAGCgctggcctaggcagaaaagtctgagactcttatctccaattaaccaccaaaaagctgaaagtggtgctatagcttaagtggaagagtaccagcctttagcaagagtacccaggccctgatttaaaactccagtaccacaccacacacacacgcacacacacacacacacacacacacgcacacacacacacgtgtgctgaTACTTCATgccttgtaatcatagctattctggaggctgagatcagaggatcatagttttcagcctgggctgaaaagtcctggtgatactcttatatccaattaaccaccagaaaattggatgtggctcaaagtggtagagtactggccttgagcaaaagagctcagggacagtactcaggtcctgagtttgagccccatgactaaccaaagaaaagaaataaagaaagaaaaagacttggCCTTGAAAGGAGGATTGGGAATAAGGACCATTCCTTTTGAGATGAGGCATTCTTTCATCCTTTGGAGCTGGCCAGTTCTTCCCTAACCTAGTGACAGTTACTTGATGGTGTCCTCGGTCGTGGGCTTCTACAACTCTCCTCTCTTCTGGAGTCTTCGGCCCAGATGGCATGACACCACCATGACACAGGTACctaggagggaagagggagagcctTCTGGGATCTGGGGGGATACTAAGTGCTGGTACTGTGCTACccctgcttcttctttttctactcCCATCCAGATAATTGGTAACTGTGTCTGTCTCCTGGTCCTAAGCTCAGCACTTCCTGTCTTCTCTCGAACTCTGGGTAAGTAAGTAGCAAGAGGAGATAAGGGAGCTggcttgttttgggttttgtctccccccccacacccgccctggtggtcctggggcttgaactcagggcctgagcattgtccctgagcttcttttgctcaaggctagcactctaccacttgaggcacagcaccactgtgtggtactgaagaattgaacctagggctcatgcatgctaggcaagcactctgccactaaaccacattcccagcccccagcctgttttatgtccttttttttttttcccctggttggttatggggctggaactctggaaCTCTGGTCCTGTGAGTATATACTAAAAACGAAAAGTGTAGGCACAGATAAGCTCTTTTGAATTCCAACAACAAACTTTGTGATCATTATTGCCTTACTATGTAGATGGAGAAACTAACTCTCTATGAAGTTCCTATGCTAAGTTTCAGAGCAGTGTGGCTTCAAAGTACAtactttaaacaacaacaacaacaacaaaaaaaaaacactggttaCATTCTGTTGCCCCcttcactttgttttttgttttttccagtcctgggccttgaactcagggcctgagcactgtccctgacttccttttgctcaaggctagcactctgccacttgagccacagcgccacttctggctgttttctatatatgtggtgctggggaattgaacccggggcttcatgtatatgaggcaagcactcttatcactaggccatattcccagcccccactttgttttgtttgtttttttttttgacagggaGCACCATTTTTCTCCAAGTCTTCTTTCTGGACAGATTATCAAATAAACGTTCTTGGCGTGGGTGTGGTGATATATACCTTTAGTTCCTGGACTGAGGAGTTAGTTGCAAGAAaatagagttcaaggccagtctgggcaacataTGTAGCAAgactgttttttggttttttttgaaaAAGCTTTTTCACTAGCATATATAAGgcatatatataagcatatataagattaatccctggggctggggatatagcctagtggcaagagtgcctgccttggatacacgaggccctaggttcgattccccagcaccacatatgcagaaaacggccagaagcggcgctgtggctcaagtggcagagtgctagccttgagcgggaagaagccagggacagtgctcaggccctgagtccaaggcccaggactggccaaaaaaaaaaaaaaaagattgatcccTGGaattaagtaagtaaataaaccaaTCAGTAAAATAGATGAGGAGCTTGGTTGACCCAGAATTACATTCCAAGTTAGAGACTAGGCCATGTCTAGTAAGAGCTCTGATTCCTAAACCCCAGGCCAGTGCTTTCTCCACACACTGGATGTCATGTCATCTTCTTCCCTGTTTAAAAATGTAACTGACTGGGGGAGGGTATGAGGGGactggggtatgagggacgaggtaacaaacagtacaagtaatgtatccaatgcctaatgtatgaaactgtaacctctctgtacatcagtttgataataaaaatttgaaaaaaaatgtaactgaCTTACACTCAGAGTAGTATGGAATCTTCGGGAGTAAAAGCCTCTCCCCTCCACACATCAGCCTCTGAATAGTGTTTTATTTCAATTAGCTTCATTTAGTTCTTAAGTTTAGTCAGTTAGTCTCCCTTACCTGAAATGTTTGAGGCCAGAAATGCTTCAGATTTTAGGCTCTGGTTTGGggatatttgctttgattttatCAATTGATCCTCTCTAATCTAATCATTGGAATCCAAAATGTTCCAACAGTTTCAgttcttgcttcttttcttcttggttaaattattttttcttcttcccatagCTCCATTCCTCACTTCTCCTTTATCctgtccttctcttcccttcactcccctcttctctctcctcttctatttcttctctcccctcctgtcctcttctctcttatcctctccccacctctttttcctcctctcctctcctgttctctttcccccttttccttcccttccccagcttCAGTTCTTGAGGCATTTTGGACTTTAGGTTTTGGGATTAGGGATACTCAACTTGTACTCTCCCCACTATACTATTTGTATTTATGCCATGGAATTTAGTAGGAAAGTAAGCTTATGGGTTCATCAGATATTCTTTTAGAGTTGGATGCAAAAAGGAATATTTACAGTTACATAGAGGTTAAGACAATAATATATTATTAAGGATTATGTTACAATACCAAGGACAAGGTtattatggctttttctttttgttgttgccttttgccagtcctggggcttggactcagggcctgagcactgtccctggcttttttttgctcaaggctagcactctgccacttgagccacagcaccacttccagctttttctgtatatgcagtgctgaggaatcgaacccagggcttcatgtatacaagacaagcattttaccactaggccatattcccagccccgggtttttcttttatttttattgtgttgtcTTAATTCTTAcagttccattcttttttttttttttttttttttgccagtcctggggcttggactcagggcctgagcactgtccctggcttctttttgctcaaggctagcactctgccacttgagccacagcgccacttctggccgttttctatatatgtggtgctggggaattgaactgagagcttcatgtgtaggaggcaagcactcttgccactaggccatattcccagcccctagggttgttgttgttgttgtttcccttttgcaaTCCTAGCTCTAAGACAAACTTCCAAAAGTCAGAGGTATAAAGACAagctggatatttttttttttttgccagtcctggggcttggactcagggcct contains:
- the Lmbr1l gene encoding protein LMBR1L isoform X1; protein product: MEAADYEVLSVREQLFHERVRECIISILLFATLYILCHIFLTRFKKPAEFTTVDDEDATVNKIALELCTFTLAVALGAVLLLPFSIISNEVLLSLPRNYYIQWLNGSLIHGLWNLVFLFSNLSLIFLMPFAYFFTESEGFAGSRKGVLGRVYETVVMLMLLTLLVLGMVWVASAIVDNNKTSRESLYDFWEYYLPYLYSCISFLGVLLLLVCTPLGLARMFSVTGKLLVKPRLLEDLEEQLNCSAFEEAALTRRICNPTSCWLPLDMELLHRQVLALQTQRVLLEKRRKASAWQRNLGYPLAMLCLLVLTGLSVLIVAIHILELLIDEAAMPRGMQDASLGQVSFSKLGSFGAIIQVVLIFYLMVSSVVGFYNSPLFWSLRPRWHDTTMTQIIGNCVCLLVLSSALPVFSRTLGLTRFDLLGDFGRFNWLGNFYIVFLYNAAFAGLTTLCLVKTFTAAVRAELIRAFGLDKLPLPVSGFPRASRKTHQ
- the Lmbr1l gene encoding protein LMBR1L isoform X2: MMKMPQSTRLRLWNLVFLFSNLSLIFLMPFAYFFTESEGFAGSRKGVLGRVYETVVMLMLLTLLVLGMVWVASAIVDNNKTSRESLYDFWEYYLPYLYSCISFLGVLLLLVCTPLGLARMFSVTGKLLVKPRLLEDLEEQLNCSAFEEAALTRRICNPTSCWLPLDMELLHRQVLALQTQRVLLEKRRKASAWQRNLGYPLAMLCLLVLTGLSVLIVAIHILELLIDEAAMPRGMQDASLGQVSFSKLGSFGAIIQVVLIFYLMVSSVVGFYNSPLFWSLRPRWHDTTMTQIIGNCVCLLVLSSALPVFSRTLGLTRFDLLGDFGRFNWLGNFYIVFLYNAAFAGLTTLCLVKTFTAAVRAELIRAFGLDKLPLPVSGFPRASRKTHQ